From Micromonospora echinospora, one genomic window encodes:
- a CDS encoding bifunctional nuclease family protein — MRELSVVGVRVELPTNQPIVLLREVEGDRYLPIWIGAVEATAIAYEQQGVKTARPLTHDLLRDVLAALKAPLRAVEITELKENVFYADLLIGDGVRVSARPSDSIALALRVGAPIRCAEQVLSEAGIVIPDEQEDEVEKFREFLEQVRPEDFAG, encoded by the coding sequence GTGCGCGAGCTGAGCGTGGTCGGAGTTCGGGTGGAGCTGCCCACCAATCAGCCGATCGTCCTGCTCAGAGAGGTTGAGGGGGACCGCTACCTGCCGATCTGGATCGGCGCGGTCGAGGCGACGGCGATCGCCTACGAGCAGCAGGGCGTCAAGACGGCCCGGCCGTTGACGCACGACCTGCTGCGCGACGTGCTGGCGGCGTTGAAGGCGCCGTTGCGGGCGGTGGAGATCACCGAACTGAAGGAGAACGTCTTCTACGCCGATCTGCTGATCGGTGACGGGGTGCGGGTGTCGGCGCGGCCGAGCGACTCGATCGCGTTGGCGTTGCGGGTCGGCGCGCCGATTCGTTGTGCCGAGCAGGTCCTCAGCGAGGCGGGGATCGTGATTCCCGACGAGCAGGAGGACGAGGTGGAGAAGTTCCGGGAGTTCCTGGAGCAGGTCCGTCCGGAGGACTTCGCCGGCTGA
- a CDS encoding MerR family transcriptional regulator, translated as MSIGEVLAQLRVEFPDTTISKLRFLEAEGLVEPQRTPAGYRKYSWDDVARLRFVLTAQRDQYLPLRVIREQLAEWDSSPDGAGRPRPTLVAVGPGGEVPHRAPADPEQVESASVRLSRTDLVARSGIEESTLGELERLGVVVSSPPGWYDGDALIIARAVAGLAAYGLEPRHLRAFRTAADREAGLFAQLLLPLARQSDPAARARAAETARELVALSQQLHAALVRVGLRSTLGR; from the coding sequence ATGAGCATCGGCGAGGTACTGGCCCAGTTGCGGGTGGAGTTTCCCGACACCACGATTTCGAAGCTGCGGTTCCTCGAGGCCGAGGGCCTGGTGGAGCCGCAGCGCACACCGGCGGGTTATCGGAAGTACAGCTGGGACGACGTGGCCCGGCTGCGGTTCGTGCTGACGGCGCAGCGGGATCAGTACCTGCCCTTGCGGGTGATCCGTGAGCAGTTGGCCGAGTGGGACTCCTCGCCGGACGGCGCGGGCCGGCCGCGACCGACGTTGGTCGCGGTGGGCCCGGGCGGTGAGGTGCCCCACCGCGCGCCGGCGGATCCGGAGCAGGTCGAGTCCGCGTCGGTGCGGCTGAGCCGCACCGACCTGGTGGCCCGCAGCGGGATCGAGGAGTCCACCCTGGGTGAGCTGGAACGGCTCGGTGTGGTGGTGTCGAGTCCGCCCGGCTGGTACGACGGGGACGCTCTGATCATCGCGCGGGCGGTGGCGGGGCTGGCGGCGTACGGGCTGGAGCCCCGGCATCTGCGGGCCTTCCGGACGGCGGCGGACCGGGAAGCGGGTTTGTTCGCGCAGTTGCTGTTGCCGTTGGCGCGGCAGAGCGATCCGGCGGCGCGGGCCCGGGCGGCGGAGACCGCCCGGGAGTTGGTGGCGTTGTCGCAGCAGTTGCACGCGGCGTTGGTCCGGGTGGGGCTGCGGTCGACGCTGGGTCGCTGA
- a CDS encoding FHA domain-containing protein, with translation MTRPDDEFPPLDVTSTLNLGSLDEVLEGPDTDVVPSRMSGSLPPGMALLVVRRGPNAGARFLLDHDVTTSGRHPDSDIFLDDVTVSRRHAEFHRDSGTFTVRDVGSLNGTYVNRERVEAATLSNGDEVQIGKFRVVFIAGPRPEEEAGRG, from the coding sequence ATGACGCGCCCAGACGACGAGTTCCCCCCACTCGACGTCACGTCGACGCTCAATCTCGGTTCGCTCGACGAAGTTCTCGAGGGTCCGGACACCGACGTGGTGCCGAGCCGGATGTCCGGTTCACTGCCGCCGGGTATGGCGTTGCTGGTGGTCCGTCGCGGTCCGAACGCCGGCGCCCGGTTCCTGCTGGATCACGACGTGACGACGAGTGGCCGGCACCCGGACAGTGACATCTTCCTCGACGACGTGACGGTGTCCCGGCGGCACGCCGAGTTCCACCGCGACAGCGGCACGTTCACCGTGCGGGACGTGGGGAGCCTGAACGGCACGTACGTCAACCGGGAGCGGGTGGAGGCGGCGACGCTGAGCAACGGTGACGAGGTGCAGATCGGTAAGTTCCGGGTCGTGTTCATCGCCGGTCCGCGCCCGGAGGAGGAGGCCGGCCGGGGGTGA
- a CDS encoding globin domain-containing protein has translation MDVARLKQSWNLVAAHGDQVPLYFYSALFLSHPETRQMFPTNMAGQRDRLVTALGHIVSNVDQVDRLTGFLRDLGADHRKFAVRPEHYPAVGEALLTTLRHFLGDQWTEELARDWAGAYQLVSQVMIDAAQEAEQVNPPWWVAEIVGHERRTFDVAVLTLRPQYLLPFTPGQSIGVSHPAVRAWRYYSPANAPRPDGTIELHVRAAPGGAVSSRLVYGCAVGDQIHLAAPVGDRLTLWAAGGADLLLLASGTGWAPVKALVEQVAAEGSHRRVDLYLGARSRMEFYDTDTVDKLTAAYPWLTVTPVVGVDPRRPGELIYPVDRAVADGDWRSRHVYVCGSDEMVGRTVQTLSRAGFHAGQVHHEGLGRYWYGPAWRTAVESSPQDDSGGAR, from the coding sequence GTGGACGTCGCACGGCTCAAGCAGAGCTGGAACCTGGTCGCCGCGCACGGCGACCAGGTTCCGCTCTACTTCTACTCCGCACTGTTCCTGTCCCATCCCGAGACCCGGCAGATGTTCCCGACGAACATGGCCGGTCAGCGTGACCGGCTGGTGACCGCGCTGGGCCACATCGTGTCCAACGTGGACCAGGTGGACCGGTTGACCGGGTTCCTGCGGGACCTCGGCGCGGACCACCGGAAGTTCGCGGTCCGCCCGGAGCACTATCCGGCGGTGGGTGAGGCGTTGCTGACCACCCTGCGGCACTTCCTCGGTGACCAGTGGACCGAGGAGCTGGCCCGGGACTGGGCGGGCGCCTACCAGTTGGTGTCCCAGGTGATGATCGACGCGGCGCAGGAGGCGGAGCAGGTCAACCCACCGTGGTGGGTGGCGGAGATCGTCGGGCACGAACGGCGCACCTTCGACGTGGCGGTCCTGACGTTGCGTCCGCAGTATCTGCTGCCGTTCACGCCGGGCCAGTCGATCGGGGTGTCCCATCCGGCGGTGCGGGCCTGGCGGTACTACTCCCCGGCGAACGCGCCCCGCCCGGACGGCACCATCGAGTTGCACGTGCGGGCCGCCCCGGGCGGGGCGGTGAGTTCCCGCCTGGTGTACGGGTGCGCTGTGGGCGACCAGATCCACCTGGCGGCTCCGGTGGGGGACCGGTTGACGCTCTGGGCGGCAGGTGGAGCTGACCTGCTGCTGCTGGCGTCCGGCACCGGCTGGGCGCCGGTCAAGGCCCTGGTGGAGCAGGTGGCCGCGGAGGGCTCCCACCGGCGGGTCGACCTGTACCTTGGCGCGCGGTCGCGGATGGAGTTCTACGACACCGACACGGTCGACAAGCTCACGGCGGCGTACCCGTGGCTGACGGTGACGCCCGTGGTGGGCGTCGACCCGCGGCGGCCGGGGGAGCTGATCTACCCGGTGGACCGGGCGGTCGCCGACGGTGACTGGCGGTCCCGGCACGTGTACGTGTGTGGTTCGGACGAGATGGTGGGGCGTACGGTGCAGACCCTGTCGCGGGCCGGCTTCCACGCCGGTCAGGTGCACCACGAGGGACTGGGCCGGTACTGGTACGGCCCGGCGTGGCGCACGGCGGTGGAGTCGTCGCCCCAGGACGATTCCGGAGGTGCCCGGTGA
- a CDS encoding MerR family transcriptional regulator produces the protein MHGPRDSDPGTASQGLGEVSPPLATEGDDSVGYRGVTACAAVGISYRQLDYWARTMLVVPSVRDASGSGTQRLYSFRDLVVLKVVKRLLDAGVSLQNIRKAIEALRSRGVGDLAGITLISDGTTVYECRSPEEVVDLLQGGQGVFGIAIGGAFKEIQGSLSHLPAEPAVPGPAEPTEPAAGDELAARRARRRAG, from the coding sequence ATGCACGGGCCGCGAGATTCAGATCCGGGTACGGCGTCGCAGGGCCTCGGTGAGGTGTCGCCACCGCTGGCGACGGAGGGTGACGACTCGGTGGGCTACCGGGGTGTGACCGCCTGCGCGGCGGTGGGCATCAGCTACCGGCAGTTGGACTACTGGGCCCGCACGATGCTGGTGGTGCCGAGCGTGCGGGACGCGTCGGGTTCGGGGACGCAGCGGCTCTACTCCTTCCGCGACCTGGTGGTGTTGAAGGTCGTGAAGCGGTTGCTGGACGCCGGGGTGTCCCTGCAGAACATCCGGAAGGCGATCGAGGCGTTGCGGTCGCGTGGGGTCGGTGACCTGGCGGGCATCACGTTGATCTCCGACGGGACGACGGTGTACGAGTGTCGTTCCCCGGAGGAGGTGGTCGACCTGTTGCAGGGCGGCCAGGGGGTGTTCGGCATCGCGATCGGTGGCGCCTTCAAGGAGATCCAGGGGTCGTTGTCGCACCTGCCGGCGGAGCCGGCGGTGCCCGGGCCGGCGGAGCCGACGGAACCGGCGGCGGGTGACGAACTGGCCGCGCGGCGGGCCCGACGTCGAGCCGGTTGA
- a CDS encoding group I truncated hemoglobin — MTVTEQSVPSHYDRIGGAAAVKAAVEVFYDRVLADPELAGYFADIDMVGQRRHLALMLTVVLGGPNEYTGRGLAEAHQPLGIPQAHYELVGAHLLATLTQLGVPEDVQDHVRAVLAQVQDQVVASGSRPGV, encoded by the coding sequence GTGACGGTTACCGAGCAGTCCGTTCCCTCGCACTACGACCGCATCGGCGGCGCGGCGGCCGTCAAGGCCGCCGTCGAGGTGTTCTACGACCGGGTCCTCGCCGACCCGGAGCTGGCCGGCTACTTCGCCGACATCGACATGGTGGGGCAGCGCCGGCACCTGGCGTTGATGCTGACCGTCGTCCTGGGTGGCCCGAACGAGTACACCGGCCGGGGACTGGCCGAGGCACACCAGCCGCTGGGCATCCCCCAGGCGCACTACGAACTCGTCGGCGCGCACCTGCTGGCCACGTTGACGCAGCTGGGTGTGCCGGAGGACGTGCAGGACCACGTGCGGGCGGTGCTGGCTCAGGTGCAGGACCAGGTGGTGGCCAGCGGATCCCGTCCGGGCGTCTGA